Proteins encoded in a region of the Deinococcus aerius genome:
- a CDS encoding ATP-binding protein: MNGGEARVSVPRPFQRGGRQGTLRAQFTLVIFLLAFLPNLAVTLPARQGVPTLKLVTWMVVVAALCALIGYLLSGVLLRPLSRLEAEVQRGDFAQPHRDDPGEILALRGAFADLLGRLSTEQARRGAFMATLVHDLKTPLIATGHLTRVLTEHPLPDAERREVGEQILAENTRLLALVGQMADAHRFEREEVRLSPRPTDLRAVVEGVARRLSTRADGLTLRVTGQGHAPADAPVLERAVGNLAENALRYARSEVTLAVTPAGVEVRDDGPGLCAPLAELAQPFNAQPATIAGQQYTAGTTGLGLFIARRIAEAHGGSLTYRRAPPAPPDPSSPTPPSPPAHPPQSVFTLHLPEVTP, from the coding sequence GTGAACGGAGGTGAAGCCCGGGTGAGTGTCCCCCGCCCATTCCAGCGAGGAGGGCGGCAGGGGACCCTGCGGGCACAGTTCACGCTGGTCATCTTTCTGCTGGCGTTCCTGCCCAACCTGGCGGTGACGTTGCCCGCCCGCCAGGGCGTGCCCACCCTCAAGCTCGTGACATGGATGGTGGTCGTTGCCGCGCTGTGCGCGCTGATCGGCTACCTGCTCAGCGGGGTGCTGCTGCGGCCCCTGAGCCGCTTGGAGGCGGAGGTGCAGCGGGGCGACTTCGCGCAGCCGCACCGGGACGATCCCGGCGAAATCCTGGCGCTGCGCGGGGCCTTCGCCGATCTGCTGGGGCGGCTCTCGACCGAGCAGGCGCGGCGGGGCGCCTTTATGGCGACGCTCGTTCACGACCTCAAGACCCCGCTGATCGCCACCGGGCACCTCACGCGCGTCCTGACCGAGCACCCCCTCCCCGACGCCGAGCGGCGCGAGGTGGGCGAGCAGATCCTCGCCGAGAACACGCGGCTGCTGGCGCTCGTCGGGCAGATGGCCGACGCGCACCGCTTCGAGCGCGAGGAGGTGCGCCTCTCCCCCCGGCCCACCGATCTGCGTGCCGTGGTGGAGGGGGTGGCCCGCCGCCTGAGCACCCGGGCCGACGGCCTGACGCTGCGGGTGACGGGCCAGGGTCACGCCCCCGCCGACGCGCCCGTGCTGGAGCGGGCCGTGGGCAACCTCGCCGAGAACGCCCTGCGGTACGCCCGCAGCGAGGTGACCCTGGCGGTGACCCCCGCCGGGGTGGAGGTCCGCGATGACGGCCCCGGCCTGTGCGCCCCCCTCGCCGAACTCGCGCAGCCCTTCAACGCCCAGCCCGCCACCATCGCCGGGCAGCAGTACACCGCCGGAACGACCGGGCTGGGGCTCTTCATCGCCCGCCGTATCGCGGAGGCGCACGGCGGCAGCCTCACCTACCGGCGCGCTCCGCCCGCTCCTCCCGACCCGTCCTCCCCGACTCCTCCTTCCCCCCCGGCCCATCCCCCCCAGTCCGTCTTCACCCTGCATCTCCCGGAGGTGACCCCTTGA